One window from the genome of Balaenoptera musculus isolate JJ_BM4_2016_0621 chromosome 3, mBalMus1.pri.v3, whole genome shotgun sequence encodes:
- the DOCK6 gene encoding dedicator of cytokinesis protein 6 isoform X2, whose amino-acid sequence MAAAERRAFAHKINRTVAAEVRKQVSRERSGSPHSSRRCSSSLGVPLTEVIEPLDFEDVLLSRPPDAEPGPLRDLVEFPADDLELLLQPRECRTTEPGIPEDGKLDAQVRAAVEMYTEDWIIAHRRYQHLSAAYSPITIETQRERQKGLTRQVFEQDASGDERSSPEDSDDPRHSSGSPDDTPRSSGASGIFDLRNLAADSLLPSLLERAAPEDVDRRNEALRRQHRPRALLALYPAPDEDEAVERCSRPEPPREHFGQRILVKCLSLKFEIEIEPIFGILALYDVREKKKISENFYFDLNSDSMKGLLRAHGTHPAISTLARSAIFSVTYPSPDIFLVIKLEKVLQQGDISECCEPYMVMKEVDTAKNKEKLEKLRLAAEQFCTRLGRYRMPFAWTAVHLANIVSSAGQSDRDSDSEGERRPTWTDRRRRGPQDRTSSGDDACSFSGFRPATLTVTNFFKQEAERLSDEDLFKFLADMRRPTSLLRRLRPVTAQLKIDISPAPENPHFCLSPELLHVKPYPDPRGRPTKEILEFPAREVYAPHTSYRNLLYVYPHSLNFSSRQGSVRNLTVRVQYMAGEDPSQALPVIFGKSSCSEFTREAFTPVVYHNKSPEFYEEFKLRLPACVTENHHLLFTFYHVSCQPRPGTALETPVGFTWIPLLQHGRLRTGPFCLPVSVDQPPPSYSVLTPDVALPGMRWVDGHKGVFSVELTAVSSVHPQDPYLDKFFTLVHVLEEGAFPFRLKDAVLSESTVEQELRASLVALRLASPEPLVAFSHHVLDKLVHLVVRPPIIGGQIVNLGRVAFEAMAHVVSLVHRSLEAAQDARGHCPVLAAYVYYAFRLPGTEPSLPGGAPPVTLQPATLARGPGRPASLYLARSKSISSSNPDLAVAPGSVDDEVSRILASKGIDRSHSWVNSAYAPGGSKAVLRRAPPYCGADPRQAIDRSSSRTSSYLEGSSSAPPATQPRPTVQKLLHEELALQWVVSGSAVREAVLQHAWFFFQLMVKSMALHLLLGQKLDTPRKLRFPGRFLDDIAALVGSVGLEVITRVHKDVELAEHLNASLAFFLSDLLSLVDRGFVFSLVRAHCKQVATRLQSAPNPAVLLTLRMDFTRILCGHEHYVTLNLPCCPLSPPASPSPSVSSTTSQSSTFSSQAPDPKVISMFELSGSFRQQHFLAGLLLTELALALDPEAEGASLLHKKAISAVHSLLCGHDADPRYAEATVKARVAELYLPLLSLARDTLPRLHDFAEGPGQRSRLASMLDSDTEGEGDIGGTINPSVAMAIAGGPLAPGSRASISQGPATAARSGCALSAESSRTLLVCVLWVLKNAEPALLQRWAADLALPQLGRLLDLLYLCLAAFEYKGKKAFERINSLTFKKSLDMKARLEEAILGTIGARQEMVRRSRERSPFGNQENVRWRKSVTHWRQTSDRVDKTKDEMEHEALVDGNLATEASLVVLDTLEIIVQTVMLSEARESILGAVLKVVLYSLGSAQSALFLQHGLATQRALVSKFPELLFEEDTELCADLCLRLLRHCGSRISAIRTHASASLYLLMRQNFEIGNNFARVKMQVTMSLSSLVGTTQNFSEDHLRRSLKTILTYAEEDVGLRDSTFAEQVQDLMFNLHMILTDTVKMKEHQEDPEMLIDLMYRIARGYQGSPDLRLTWLQNMAGKHAELGNHAEAAQCMVHAAALVAEYLALLEDSRHLPVGCVSFQNISSNVLEESAISDDILSPDEEGFCSGKHFTELGLVGLLEQAAAYFTMGGLYEAVNEVYKTLIPILEAHRDYKKLAAVHGKLQEAFTKIMHQSSGWERVFGTYFRVGFYGARFGDLDEQEFVYKEPSITKLAEISHRLEEFYTERFGEDVVQIIKDSNPVDKTKLDPQKAYIQITYVEPHFDTYELKDRVTYFDRNYGLRTFLFCTPFTPDGRAHGELPEQHKRKTLLSTDHAFPYIKTRIRVCHREETVLTPVEVAIEDMQKKTRELAFATEQDPPDAKMLQMVLQGSVGPTVNQGPLEVAQVFLAEIPQDPKLFRHHNKLRLCFKDFCKKCEDALRKNKALIGPDQKEYHRELERNYSRLREALQPLLTQRLPQLLAPNAAGLRNSLNRASFRKADL is encoded by the exons GACAGTGGCTGCTGAGGTGCGGAAGCAGGTGTCCCGGGAACGCAGTGGCTCTCCCCACTCCAGCAGGCGCTGCAGCAGCTCCCTGGGG GTCCCACTGACTGAAGTCATTGAGCCCCTGGACTTTGAGGATGTGCTCCTGAGCCGGCCGCCAGATGCAGAGCCCGGGCCACTCCGGGACCTGGTCGAGTTTCCAGCTGATGACctggagctgctgctgcagccccgGGAATGCCGCACCACGGAGCCTGGGATCCCCGAGGATGG AAAGCTGGATGCCCAGGTGAGGGCTGCTGTGGAGATGTACACGGAGGACTGGATCATCGCCCACAGGAG GTACCAGCACCTGAGTGCAGCATACAGCCCCATCACCATAGAGACGCAGCGAGAGAGGCAGAAGGGCCTCACCCGCCAGGTCTTCGAGCAGGACGCTTCTGGGGATGAGAGGTCCAGCCCGGAGGACTCG GATGACCCCCGGCACTCCTCAGGCTCCCCAGACGACACCCCACGAAGCAGTGGCGCCTCTGGCATCTTTGACCTGAGGAACTTGGCAGCCGACTCATTGCTGCCCTCACTGCTGGAGCGCGCGGCCCCGGAGGACGTGGACCGGCGCAATGAGGCCCTGCGGCGGCAGCACCGGCCCCGTGCCCTGCTCGCCCTCTACCCGGCGCCCGACGAG GATGAGGCCGTGGAACGCTGCAGCCGCCCGGAGCCACCCCGAGAGCACTTCGGACAGAGGATCCTGGTCAAGTGTCTGTCGCTTAA GTTCGAGATAGAAATCGAGCCCATCTTTGGCATCTTGGCCCTGTACGACGTGCGGGAGAAAAAGAAG ATCTCGGAGAACTTCTACTTTGACCTGAACTCAGACTCCATGAAGGGCCTACTGCGGGCCCATGGCACCCATCCTGCCATCTCCACCCTGGCCCGCTCTGCCATCTTCTCCGTGACCTATCCCTCGCCCGACATCTTCTTGGTCATCAAG CTGGAGAAGGTGCTGCAGCAGGGGGACATCAGCGAGTGCTGCGAGCCCTACATGGTGATGAAGGAGGTGGACACAGCCAAG AACAAAGAGAAGCTAGAGAAGCTGCGCCTGGCGGCTGAGCAGTTCTGCACCCGTCTGGGCCGCTACCGCATGCCCTTCGCCTGGACGGCGGTGCACCTGGCCAACATTGTGAGCAGCGCGGGCCAGTCGGACCGGGACTCGGACTCGGAGGGCG AGCGCCGACCCACCTGGACTGACCGCCGCCGTCGGGGGCCCCAGGACCGGACAAGTAGCGGGGACGACGCCTGCAGCTTCTCCGGCTTCCGCCCAGCCACGCTAACTGTCACCAACTTCTTTAAGCAG GAAGCTGAGCGGCTCAGTGACGAGGACCTCTTCAAGTTCCTGGCTGACATGCGGCGCCCAACATCCCTGCTGCGGCGCCTGCGGCCCGTGACCG cccagctcaAGATTGacatctccccagcccctgagAACCCCCACTTCTGCCTCTCCCCGGAGCTGCTTCATGTCAAGCCCTACCCAGACCCCAGGGGTCGGCCCACCAAGGAGATCCTGGAGTTCCCCGCCCGTGAGGTCTACGCCCCGCACACCAGCTACAG GAACCTGCTGTACGTGTACCCGCACAGCCTCAACTTCAGCAGCCGCCAGGGCTCCGTGCGCAACCTAACTGTGCGAGTGCAGTACATGGCGGGCGAGGACCCCAGCCAGGCCCTGCCG GTCATCTTTGGCAAGTCCAGCTGCAGTGAGTTCACCCGCGAGGCCTTCACGCCGGTGGTCTACCATAACAA GTCCCCTGAATTCTACGAGGAGTTTAAGCTGCGTCTTCCGGCCTGTGTGACCGAGAACCACCACCTGCTCTTCACCTTCTACCACGTCAGCTGCCAGCCCCGGCCAGGCACGGCCCTGGAGACTCCTGTGGGCTTTACT tgGATCCCACTGCTGCAGCACGGCCGCCTGAGGACCGGCCCCTTCTGCCTCCCTGTGTCCGTGGATCAGCCCCCGCCCAGCTACTCCGTGCTCACACCGGAC GTGGCGCTGCCGGGCATGCGCTGGGTGGATGGCCACAAGGGTGTGTTCAGCGTGGAACTCACGGCTGTGTCCTCTGTGCACCCCCAG GACCCCTACCTGGACAAATTCTTCACCCTGGTGCACGTCCTGGAGGAAGGGGCCTTTCCATTCCGGCTCAAGGATGCCGTGCTCAGCGAGAGCACCGTGGAGCAGGAGCTGCGGGCCAGCCTGGTGGCCCTGCGACTCGCCAGCCCTGAACCCCTTGTCGCCTTCTCCCACCACGTACTGGACAAGCTCGTACACCTGGTCGTGCGGCCCCCGATCATCGGCGGCCAGATCG TAAACCTAGGTCGTGTAGCCTTTGAAGCAATGGCTCATGTAGTCAGCCTTGTCCACCGGAGCCTGGAGGCTGCCCAGGACGCCCGTGGTCACTGCCCGGTGCTGGCTGCCTACGTCTACTATGCCTTCCGACTGCCTGGCACGGAGCCCAGCCTCCCAGGTG GGGCCCCTCCAGTGACGTTGCAGCCTGCCACGCTGGCCCGTGGCCCTGGCCGCCCCGCAAGCCTCTACCTGGCCCGCTCTAAGAGCATCAGCAGCAGCAACCCTGACCTGGCCGTGGCCCCTGGCTCCGTGGACGACGAGGTCTCCCGCATCCTGGCCAGCAAG GGTATCGACCGCTCACACTCCTGGGTGAATTCTGCTTATGCTCCAGGAGGCAGCAAGGCGGTGCTGCGACGGGCACCCCCTTATTGTGGGGCCGACCCCAGACAG GCCATCGACCGCAGCTCTAGCCGAACCTCTTCCTACCTCGAGGGCTCCTCCTCGGCCCCACCAGCCACCCAGCCGAGACCCACTGTGCAGAAG ctgctTCACGAGGAGCTGGCCCTGCAGTGGGTGGTCAGCGGCAGTGCCGTGCGCGAGGCTGTCCTGCAGCATGCCTGGTTCTTCTTCCAGCTCATG GTGAAAAGCATGGCGCTGCACCTGCTTCTGGGCCAGAAGCTGGACACACCCCGCAAGCTTCGCTTCCCTGGCCGCTTCCTGGATGACATTGCTGCCCTGGTGGGCTCTGTGGGCCTGGAGGTCATCACCCGTGTCCACAAG GACGTGGAGCTGGCGGAGCACCTCAACGCCAGCCTGGCCTTCTTCCTCAGTGATCTGCTGTCCCTGGTGGACCGCGGCTTTGTCTTCAGCCTGGTCCGGGCTCACTGCAAGCAG GTGGCCACACGGCTGCAGTCGGCTCCCAACCCGGCGGTGCTGCTGACCCTGCGCATGGACTTCACCCGCATCCTATGCGGCCACGAGCACTATGTGACCCTCAACCTCCCCTGCTGCCCCCTGTCGCCCCCGGCCTCGCCCTCGCCCTCCGTATCTTCCACCACCTCGCAG AGCTCCACCTTTTCCAGCCAGGCCCCAGACCCCAAGGTGATCAGCATGTTCGAGCTGAGTGGGTCGTTCCGGCAGCAGCACTTCCTGGCTGGGCTCCTGCTGACGGAACTGGCCCTGGCCCTGGATCCTGAGGCCGAGGG GGCGTCCCTGCTGCACAAGAAGGCCATCAGTGCTGTCCACAGCCTGCTCTGTGGCCATGACGCTGACCCCCGCTACGCCGAGGCCACTGTGAAGGCCCGGGTGGCCGAGCTCTACCTGCCACTGCTGTCACTGGCGCGGGACACACTGCCACGGCTGCACGACTTTGCTG AGGGTCCAGGTCAGCGGTCAAGACTGGCCTCTATGCTCGACTCAGACACAGAAGGGGAAGGGGACATAGGAGGCACCATCAACCCCTCAGTGGCCATGGCCATCGCTGGTGGccccctggcccctggctccCGGGCCAGCATCTCGCAGGGCCCAGCGACA gctGCTCGCTCAGGCTGTGCCCTGTCTGCCGAGTCTAGCCGGACCTTGCTGGTGTGTGTGCTATGGGTCTTGAAGAATGCTGAGCCAGCCCTGCTGCAGCGCTGGGCTGCGGACCTGGCCCTCCCTCAGCTGGGTCGTCTCTTGGACTTGCTGTACCTCTGTCTGGCTGCCTTTGAATACAAG GGGAAAAAGGCCTTTGAACGTATCAACAGTCTCACGTTCAAGAAATCACTGGACATGAAGGCCCGGCTGGAGGAAGCTATCTTGGGCACCATCGGAGCCCGACAGGAGATGGTGCGACGGAGCCGTG AGAGGAGCCCATTTGGGAACCAGGAGAATGTACGCTGGCGGAAGAGCGTCACACACTGGAGACAAACCTCGGACCGTGTGGACAA GACCAAGGATGAAATGGAACACGAGGCCTTGGTGGATGGAAACCTGGCAACCGAGGCAAGCCTGGTGGTTCTGGATACACTGGAGATCATCGTGCAG ACGGTGATGCTGTCAGAGGCCCGGGAGAGTATCTTGGGCGCGGTACTAAAGGTTGTGTTGTACAGTCTGGGCAGTGCCCAGAGTGCCCTCTTCTTGCAGCATGGCCTGGCCACACAGCGGGCCCTGGTATCCAAG TTCCCAGAGCTGCTGTTTGAGGAGGACACGGAGCTGTGTGCTGATCTCTGCTTGAGGCTCCTGCGACACTGCGGGAGCCGCATCAGCGCCATCCGTACGCACGCCAGCGCCTCCCTCTACCTCCTCATGCGCCAGAATTTCGAGATTGGCAAC AACTTTGCCCGCGTGAAGATGCAAGTGACCATGTCGCTTTCGTCCCTGGTGGGGACAACACAGAACTTCAGCGAAGATCACCTGCGACGTTCACTCAAGACCATCCTCACCTATGCCGAGGAGGATGTGGGGCTGCGGGACAGCACCTTTGCTGAGCAG GTCCAGGACCTGATGTTCAACTTGCACATGATCCTGACTGACACGGTGAAGATGAAGGAGCATCAGGAGGACCCGGAAATGCTCATTGACCTCATGTACAG GATTGCCCGGGGCTACCAGGGCTCCCCAGACCTGCGGCTGACATGGCTGCAGAACATGGCGGGGAAGCACGCGGAGCTGGGCAACCACGCGGAGGCTGCGCAGTGCATGGTTCACGCGGCCGCCCTGGTGGCCGAGTACCTCGCTCTGCTGGAGGACAGCCGCCACCTGCCTGTGGGCTGCGTTTCCTTCCAG aacATCTCGTCCAACGTGCTGGAGGAGTCCGCCATCTCTGACGACATCCTGTCGCCTGATGAGGAGGGCTTCTGTTCCGGGAAGCACTTCACGGagctggggctggtggggctgCTGGAACAGGCGGCCGCCTACTTCACCATG GGTGGGCTCTACGAGGCAGTGAATGAGGTCTATAAGACCCTCATCCCCATCCTGGAAGCCCACCGCGACTACAAGAAGCTGGCTGCCGTGCACGGCAAACTGCAGGAGGCCTTCACCAAGATCATGCACCAG AGCTCCGGCTGGGAG CGTGTGTTCGGGACATATTTCCGCGTGGGCTTCTACGGCGCCCGCTTCGGTGACCTGGATGAACAGGAGTTTGTGTACAAGGAGCCGTCCATCACGAAGCTGGCCGAGATTTCACACAGGCTGGAG GAGTTCTACACGGAGAGATTCGGGGAGGACGTGGTCCAGATCATCAAAGATTCTAACCCTGTGGACAAGACCAAGCTGGACCCCCAGAAG GCCTACATCCAGATCACGTACGTGGAGCCGCACTTTGACACCTATGAGCTCAAGGACCGGGTGACCTACTTCGACCGCAACTACGGGCTGCGAACCTTCCTGTTCTGCACGCCCTTCACGCCGGACGGGCGCGCACATGGAGAACTGCCCGAGCAGCACAAGCGCAAGACGCTGCTCAGCACAGACCACGCCTTCCCCTACATCAAGACACGAATCCGCGTGTGCCACCgggaggag ACAGTGCTGACGCCAGTAGAGGTGGCCATTGAGGACATGCAGAAGAAGACTCGGGAGCTGGCCTTCGCCACCGAGCAGGACCCGCCTGACGCCAAAATGCTGCAGATGGTGCTGCAGGGCTCCGTGGGGCCCACTGTAAACCAG GGTCCACTGGAGGTGGCCCAGGTGTTTTTGGCCGAGATCCCGCAAGACCCTAAGCTCTTCAGGCATCACAACAAGCTGCGGCTCTGTTTCAAGGACTTCTGCAAGAA GTGCGAGGATGCGCTGCGGAAGAACAAAGCCCTGATTGGGCCGGACCAGAAGGAGTACCACCGTGAGCTGGAGCGCAACTACTCCCGCCTGCGGGAGGCtctgcagcccctgctcacccagCGCCTGCCTCAGCTGCTGGCGCCAAACGCAGCCGGCCTCAG GAACTCCTTGAACAGAGCAAGTTTCCGGAAGGCTGACCTCTGA